A single Arcobacter sp. FWKO B DNA region contains:
- a CDS encoding O-antigen ligase family protein — MKQNKFVLALCGFLGLSILSLFWSSDIAFAMDYLRKYWHFLIIPIIITSLERKYIEYIFSAFLVGMFISEVVSYGIFFELWTKDGVSPHDPSPFMDHTNYSAYLAFTTFILIYRVLLADNLKWKIIYSLYLISSFANLFINGGRTGQVIFLVGIIVIGFLHSSNKIKTTFMTFSLSIVLFFSAYYASPTFHDRMNYTLHDLNEMIINDDYTNSFSARVGLWITGVKSSFHEPLLGTGIGDEAVHTKDEVIRLGLADFIIENDKLCYVDYHNGFVQYLVQLGFIGLFLFLLIFYYLFKMDIDQMQYKDLKTVFIFLYLLWTMVGLIFHLNNSMLFFVLFSSVFYVLSNKSSDN; from the coding sequence TTGAAACAAAATAAATTTGTACTAGCTCTTTGTGGATTTCTTGGGTTAAGCATACTATCATTATTTTGGAGTAGTGATATAGCATTTGCTATGGATTACCTGCGAAAGTATTGGCACTTTTTAATTATACCTATTATTATAACCTCTTTAGAACGAAAATATATTGAATATATCTTTTCAGCTTTTTTGGTAGGAATGTTTATTAGTGAAGTTGTCTCATATGGGATTTTTTTTGAACTTTGGACAAAAGATGGTGTGTCACCTCATGACCCTAGTCCATTTATGGATCATACAAATTATAGTGCATATCTCGCTTTTACTACATTTATTTTAATTTATAGAGTGTTGTTGGCTGATAATTTAAAATGGAAAATTATATATAGTTTATACCTGATTTCTTCATTTGCAAATTTATTTATAAATGGTGGAAGAACGGGACAAGTAATTTTCTTAGTTGGAATAATAGTTATTGGATTTTTACATTCTAGTAATAAAATTAAAACAACTTTTATGACATTTTCATTAAGTATAGTATTATTCTTTTCTGCTTATTATGCAAGTCCAACTTTTCATGATAGAATGAATTATACTCTACATGATTTAAACGAAATGATTATAAATGATGATTATACAAATTCATTTTCAGCAAGAGTTGGATTGTGGATAACTGGTGTTAAGAGTAGCTTTCATGAGCCATTACTAGGCACTGGTATTGGTGATGAAGCTGTACATACGAAAGATGAAGTAATAAGATTAGGTTTGGCTGATTTTATTATAGAAAATGATAAGCTTTGTTATGTTGATTATCATAATGGATTTGTACAATATTTGGTTCAATTAGGTTTTATTGGGCTTTTCTTATTCTTGTTGATTTTTTATTATTTGTTTAAAATGGATATTGATCAAATGCAGTACAAAGATTTAAAAACGGTTTTTATATTTTTATATCTTTTATGGACAATGGTTGGATTAATATTTCACCTAAATAATTCAATGTTATTTTTTGTATTGTTTAGTTCTGTTTTTTATGTGTTGTCAAATAAAAGTAGTGATAATTAA
- a CDS encoding glycosyltransferase produces the protein MNLPKSSFIISVYKDTDSLDLILDSLSNQTVLPNEVLISEDGDSNEMFDYVKMAKEKYKNLNITHLFQEDIGWRKNRALNRAVVASKYEYLIFIDGDCVPYSTFIEGHVKLAEKGIVLCGKRFELGEEFSLKVKSRKIRVFDIEKNFFRLIRQLLKDKARHPEDGIPLLPNSIISKLIHMRKVRHIIGCNFSCYKDDFYKINGFDETFVLPCEGEDVDPTWRFRSAGIEMKSCRNVANIAHLYHKKRFGEDEGAVNRSIMNSNKEKNIFYCKNGINKVCE, from the coding sequence ATGAATTTACCAAAGAGCTCATTTATAATTTCAGTATATAAAGATACAGATAGTTTGGATTTGATATTAGATAGTTTATCAAATCAAACAGTGTTACCAAATGAAGTTTTAATTTCTGAAGATGGTGACAGTAATGAAATGTTTGATTATGTAAAGATGGCTAAAGAAAAATATAAAAATTTAAATATAACTCATCTTTTTCAAGAAGATATTGGCTGGAGAAAAAATAGAGCATTAAACAGAGCCGTTGTAGCTTCAAAATATGAATATTTAATATTTATTGATGGTGATTGTGTTCCTTATAGTACATTTATAGAGGGACATGTAAAATTAGCAGAAAAAGGCATAGTTCTTTGTGGTAAAAGGTTTGAATTAGGTGAAGAGTTTAGTTTAAAAGTTAAGAGTAGAAAAATAAGGGTATTTGATATAGAAAAAAATTTTTTTAGATTAATAAGACAGTTATTAAAAGATAAAGCTAGACATCCTGAAGATGGTATACCGCTGTTACCAAATAGTATCATAAGTAAGCTGATTCATATGAGAAAAGTAAGGCATATTATAGGATGTAATTTTTCTTGCTATAAAGATGATTTTTATAAAATTAATGGCTTTGATGAAACTTTTGTATTACCTTGTGAGGGAGAAGATGTTGATCCTACATGGAGATTTAGAAGTGCTGGAATTGAGATGAAATCATGTAGAAATGTGGCAAATATAGCACATTTATATCATAAAAAAAGATTCGGTGAAGATGAAGGAGCTGTTAACAGATCCATTATGAATTCTAATAAAGAAAAAAATATTTTTTATTGTAAAAATGGTATTAATAAAGTTTGTGAGTAG
- the rfbH gene encoding lipopolysaccharide biosynthesis protein RfbH, with the protein MTQAEQLKQEILQKTKEYYELVHKPVQEKEFIAGKSRVNYAGRVFDETEMQYLVNSSLDFWLTYGDYSKKFEKELAKYLGVRWAFLVNSGSSANLLAFYALTSPLLKERQIKRGDEVITVAAGFPTTVAPIVQYGAVPVFVDMELIHANIDVNELEKALSPKTKAIMIAHTLGNPFNLRAVKEFCDKHNLWLIEDNCDALGSQYEGKPTGTWGDIGTSSFYPPHHMTMGEGGATYTDNPLLKKIMLSMRDWGRDCWCESGIDNTCGCRFSQTFGSLPKGYDHKYVYSHFGFNLKVSDMQAAVGVAQLEKFPTFVEKRKENYKKLYNGLKALKELQLVETQPNSDPSWFGFMMTLTDEAKFTRNEIVEYLENNNVQTRNLFAGNMTRHPMFDHMVLNQDYRVVGDLKVTDKIMNDSFWIGLYPGMGDDAINYMIEKIREYIND; encoded by the coding sequence ATGACACAAGCAGAACAATTAAAACAAGAAATTTTACAAAAAACAAAAGAATACTATGAATTAGTCCATAAACCAGTTCAAGAAAAAGAGTTCATAGCTGGTAAAAGTAGAGTAAATTACGCTGGAAGAGTATTTGATGAAACAGAGATGCAATATCTTGTGAATAGTAGCTTAGATTTTTGGCTTACATACGGTGATTATTCTAAAAAATTTGAAAAAGAATTGGCAAAATATTTAGGTGTAAGATGGGCATTTTTAGTAAACTCTGGAAGTAGTGCAAATTTACTTGCTTTTTATGCTTTAACTTCTCCACTTTTAAAAGAAAGACAAATTAAAAGAGGTGATGAAGTTATAACTGTAGCTGCTGGATTTCCCACAACTGTAGCTCCTATTGTTCAATATGGTGCAGTTCCAGTATTTGTAGATATGGAATTAATCCATGCAAATATCGATGTTAATGAGCTAGAAAAAGCATTAAGCCCTAAAACAAAAGCTATTATGATAGCTCACACTTTAGGGAATCCATTTAACCTAAGAGCTGTAAAAGAGTTTTGTGATAAACATAATCTTTGGCTAATAGAAGATAACTGTGATGCATTAGGTTCTCAATATGAAGGAAAACCAACAGGAACTTGGGGAGATATAGGGACATCTAGCTTTTATCCACCACATCATATGACGATGGGTGAAGGTGGGGCTACATATACAGACAATCCACTTCTTAAAAAAATAATGCTTAGTATGAGAGATTGGGGAAGAGACTGTTGGTGTGAAAGTGGTATAGATAATACCTGTGGATGTAGATTCTCGCAAACCTTTGGAAGCTTACCAAAAGGTTACGATCATAAGTATGTTTACTCTCACTTTGGATTTAATTTAAAAGTATCAGATATGCAAGCAGCAGTTGGTGTAGCTCAGCTTGAAAAATTCCCAACATTTGTAGAAAAGAGAAAAGAAAATTATAAAAAATTATACAATGGATTAAAAGCTCTCAAAGAGTTGCAATTAGTAGAAACTCAACCAAACTCAGATCCTAGCTGGTTTGGATTTATGATGACATTAACAGATGAAGCAAAATTTACAAGAAATGAAATAGTCGAATATTTAGAAAATAACAATGTTCAAACAAGAAATCTTTTTGCAGGAAATATGACAAGACACCCTATGTTTGACCATATGGTTTTAAATCAAGATTATAGAGTAGTTGGAGATTTAAAAGTGACTGATAAAATCATGAATGATAGTTTTTGGATAGGATTGTATCCTGGTATGGGTGATGATGCTATTAATTATATGATTGAAAAAATAAGGGAGTATATTAATGACTAA
- the rfbC gene encoding dTDP-4-dehydrorhamnose 3,5-epimerase, with translation MKIVDTNILGLKILEPRIFEDIRGKFTKTFTNDFFIEHGLDIHIKETYYSISHKDVIRGMHFQTPPYDHIKLVYVPAGTIIDVVVDIRKNSPTYGKYFSTKLSSDNGKVLIIPKGLAHGFKSLEDNTNVTYMQTTCYAPHNDSGVRYDSFGFDWDCTNPKLSDRDQSFSTLSEFKTPFNFGDIK, from the coding sequence ATGAAAATAGTTGATACCAATATCTTAGGACTTAAAATATTAGAGCCAAGAATATTTGAAGATATTAGAGGAAAGTTTACAAAAACTTTTACAAATGATTTCTTTATCGAACATGGTTTAGATATTCATATCAAAGAAACATACTATTCTATTTCACATAAAGATGTAATCAGAGGTATGCACTTTCAAACACCACCATATGATCATATAAAATTAGTATATGTACCTGCTGGGACAATTATAGATGTAGTAGTAGATATTAGAAAAAATTCTCCAACATATGGAAAATATTTTTCTACAAAACTTTCAAGCGATAATGGAAAAGTTTTAATTATCCCAAAAGGTTTAGCACATGGGTTTAAGTCACTAGAGGATAATACAAATGTAACTTATATGCAAACAACTTGTTATGCTCCACATAATGATAGTGGGGTAAGGTATGATTCATTTGGATTTGATTGGGATTGTACAAATCCAAAACTTTCAGATAGAGACCAATCTTTTTCTACTTTAAGTGAATTTAAAACTCCATTTAATTTTGGAGATATTAAATGA
- the rfbG gene encoding CDP-glucose 4,6-dehydratase: protein MQNFFSGIYKDKTVLVTGHTGFKGSWLVYWLSQMGAKVVGYSLEAPTKPSHFDLLFGGNSQFSILNSQLVSVIADIRDLEKLNQTLETYKPDIVFHLAAQPLVRLSYENPIETYETNVIGTLKVFEACRKYNVKAIVNITSDKAYENKEWIWGYRENDPMGGYDPYSSSKGCADILASSYRNSYFNTKDYNKTHNTLLATCRAGNVIGGGDWAKDRLITDIMVSVSQRKKVSIRNPKATRPWEHVLEPLSGYLHIGQKLLEEKVEFAEAWNFGPSDEGSITVEEVVKNVKKHWDKIDYEINKEPNQLHEANLLKLDCSKAHILLKWKDVWDSETTFEKTVKWYKAYYEEDKKVLTHSDLESYIADAKAKNIEWAVS, encoded by the coding sequence ATGCAAAATTTTTTTTCTGGAATTTATAAAGATAAAACTGTTTTAGTTACTGGACATACTGGATTTAAGGGTAGTTGGCTTGTATATTGGCTTTCTCAAATGGGTGCAAAAGTTGTAGGATATTCGTTAGAAGCTCCAACAAAACCAAGCCATTTTGACTTATTGTTTGGAGGCAATTCTCAATTCTCAATTCTCAATTCTCAATTAGTCAGCGTTATAGCTGACATAAGAGATTTAGAAAAATTGAACCAAACTTTAGAAACTTATAAGCCAGATATTGTATTTCATCTTGCTGCTCAACCTCTTGTAAGACTCTCTTACGAAAATCCAATTGAAACCTATGAAACAAATGTAATTGGAACTCTAAAAGTATTTGAAGCTTGTAGAAAATATAATGTAAAAGCTATAGTAAACATAACAAGTGATAAAGCATATGAAAATAAAGAGTGGATATGGGGATATAGAGAAAATGATCCAATGGGGGGATATGATCCATATAGCTCATCAAAGGGGTGTGCTGATATATTAGCCTCTTCATATAGAAATTCATACTTTAATACAAAAGATTATAATAAAACTCATAATACACTACTTGCAACTTGTAGAGCTGGAAATGTAATAGGTGGTGGAGATTGGGCTAAAGATAGACTTATTACAGATATTATGGTTTCAGTTTCACAAAGGAAAAAAGTAAGTATTAGAAACCCAAAAGCTACAAGACCATGGGAACATGTACTTGAACCTCTTAGTGGATATCTTCATATTGGACAAAAACTTCTTGAAGAAAAAGTGGAATTTGCAGAAGCTTGGAATTTTGGTCCAAGTGATGAGGGAAGTATTACTGTAGAAGAGGTAGTGAAAAATGTTAAAAAACATTGGGATAAAATAGATTATGAAATAAACAAAGAGCCAAATCAGCTACATGAAGCGAATTTACTCAAACTTGACTGCTCAAAAGCTCATATTCTTTTAAAATGGAAAGATGTGTGGGATAGTGAAACCACTTTTGAAAAAACTGTAAAGTGGTATAAAGCTTATTATGAAGAGGATAAAAAAGTTTTAACTCATAGTGATTTAGAGAGTTATATTGCTGATGCAAAAGCTAAAAATATTGAGTGGGCAGTTTCATGA
- a CDS encoding NAD-dependent epimerase/dehydratase family protein — translation MKILVTGATGFIGQNLIKLLLNKGYVIHCVVRQNSDISKIDERAKIFEYDNQIDSIIEYFDKEKFNGVIHLASLFLATHTKDNISDLIYSNIKFGTEILEACKISNVKWFINTGTFWQNYENEDYNPVNLYAATKEAFESIAKYYTQTSNLIFTTIKLNDTFGANDTRNKVFNLWSKIANSGETLEMSAGEQIIDISYIDDVISAYEILINQLNSDKNNEFRNREFVVTNNEKMSLKDLSKVFEDAINTKLNIKWGVRPYREREVMVPYNNGQTVPNWNQKYTLKQAIQKTIRGNY, via the coding sequence ATGAAAATATTAGTGACAGGTGCTACTGGATTTATAGGACAAAATCTTATTAAACTATTACTAAATAAAGGTTATGTTATACATTGTGTAGTAAGACAAAATAGTGATATTTCTAAGATAGACGAAAGAGCTAAAATATTCGAGTATGATAATCAAATAGATAGTATAATTGAGTACTTTGATAAAGAAAAATTTAATGGTGTTATTCATTTGGCTTCTTTATTTTTAGCAACACATACAAAAGATAATATTTCAGATTTGATATATTCAAATATTAAATTTGGAACAGAAATTCTAGAAGCATGTAAAATATCAAATGTGAAATGGTTTATAAATACAGGGACTTTTTGGCAAAATTATGAAAATGAAGATTACAATCCAGTTAATCTTTATGCGGCTACTAAAGAAGCATTTGAAAGTATTGCTAAGTATTATACACAAACTTCAAATTTGATTTTTACAACCATAAAGCTTAATGATACATTTGGAGCAAACGATACAAGAAATAAAGTATTTAACCTCTGGAGTAAAATTGCAAACTCAGGTGAAACTTTAGAGATGTCAGCAGGTGAGCAAATTATAGATATTAGTTATATAGATGATGTTATTAGTGCTTATGAGATTTTAATAAATCAGTTAAATTCAGATAAAAATAATGAGTTTAGAAATAGAGAATTTGTAGTTACTAATAATGAAAAAATGAGTTTAAAAGATTTATCAAAAGTTTTTGAAGATGCAATAAATACAAAATTAAATATTAAATGGGGAGTAAGACCTTATCGTGAAAGGGAAGTTATGGTTCCATATAATAATGGACAAACAGTTCCAAACTGGAATCAGAAATATACACTCAAACAAGCAATACAAAAAACAATAAGAGGAAACTATTAA
- a CDS encoding glycosyltransferase — translation MKVSLIIAVYKDVEALKLIIESLRYQTYTNFEVIIAEDGEYPPMKEYIDTIKDLDVKHTTQEDLGVRKSRSQNNAIRVSSGDYLIFIDGDCILYSDFIENHIKLSSHKIIVTGRRVNLGPSYSNMLRTNYITSLWLEKNFLKQYLKISNDAKEEKHTEEGFKIKPFGLIHKIINYIYKNKQISILGCNFSCYKQAMLDINGFDEGLGNSAFASDTDLEWRFRGLGYNIISAKYITNLFHLYHKRKEGVFIRGMMEQIEQNKVNNLFKCEFGITQ, via the coding sequence ATGAAAGTTAGTTTGATAATTGCAGTTTACAAAGATGTTGAAGCACTAAAGCTTATCATTGAATCTTTAAGATACCAAACTTATACAAACTTTGAGGTAATAATTGCAGAAGATGGTGAATACCCACCGATGAAAGAGTATATTGATACAATTAAAGATTTAGATGTGAAACATACTACTCAGGAGGATTTGGGAGTTAGAAAATCTCGTTCACAAAATAATGCAATAAGAGTTTCTTCTGGTGATTATTTAATATTTATAGATGGGGATTGTATACTTTATAGTGATTTTATTGAAAATCACATAAAGTTATCTTCGCACAAAATAATTGTAACTGGGAGAAGAGTAAATTTGGGTCCTAGTTATTCTAATATGCTAAGAACAAATTATATAACATCTTTATGGCTAGAAAAAAACTTTTTAAAACAATATTTAAAAATATCAAATGACGCAAAAGAAGAAAAACATACTGAAGAGGGATTTAAAATTAAACCATTTGGATTGATACATAAAATCATAAACTACATCTATAAAAATAAACAGATTTCTATTTTAGGTTGTAATTTTTCATGTTATAAACAGGCTATGCTTGATATTAATGGATTTGATGAAGGTCTAGGAAACTCAGCATTTGCAAGCGATACTGATCTTGAATGGAGATTTAGAGGATTAGGATATAATATTATCTCAGCTAAATATATTACAAATCTATTTCACTTATACCACAAGAGAAAAGAAGGTGTATTTATAAGAGGAATGATGGAACAAATAGAGCAAAATAAAGTAAATAATCTATTTAAATGTGAATTTGGTATTACACAATAA
- a CDS encoding MBOAT family O-acyltransferase, translated as MLFNSYEFIFLFLPIVFFMYFYLIHIRLVTAAKAFLVLASLFFYSWWNVIYLPLILCSMLFNYVIGTSLTKDSEQKVVNKKQLLTIGIVGNLSLLGYFKYTDFFISNFNFFSDTNLELFHLTLPLAISFFTFQQIAYLVDSYRGETKEYDFLNYAVFVTFFPQLIAGPIVHHKEMMPQFANKWNLVKNYKNIALGLFIFAVGLFKKVVIADTLAEWATNGFDNAYTLNLLEAWVTSLSYTFQLYFDFSGYADMAIGLALLFNIKLPINFNSPYKATNIQDFWRRWHITLSRFLRDYIYIPLGGNKKGEFRTYTNLLVTFFLGGLWHGAAWTFVFWGLLHGMALVIHRMWQKLNFKLNSIIAWFITFNFINISWVFFRAKEWDDAMKVLKGMFNFNDIHFVSYKMKDILSNINGDEKTIGMIVWSFLIVFFLKNSSFYLRSGFSKSYKTLFIIAVLYVISLIEMHKVSEFLYFNF; from the coding sequence ATGCTTTTTAATTCTTATGAATTTATTTTCTTATTTTTACCAATAGTATTTTTTATGTATTTTTATTTAATACATATAAGATTAGTAACAGCAGCAAAAGCTTTTTTGGTACTTGCTAGTTTATTTTTTTATAGTTGGTGGAATGTTATTTATCTTCCTTTGATACTTTGTTCAATGCTTTTTAATTATGTAATAGGAACAAGTTTAACTAAGGATAGCGAACAAAAAGTAGTAAACAAAAAACAACTATTAACTATAGGTATAGTTGGAAATCTTTCACTACTTGGATACTTTAAGTATACAGATTTTTTTATAAGTAATTTTAATTTTTTTAGTGATACTAATTTAGAACTTTTTCACCTAACATTACCTTTAGCAATAAGTTTTTTTACTTTTCAACAAATAGCATATTTGGTAGATAGTTACCGTGGTGAAACAAAAGAGTATGATTTTTTAAATTATGCTGTATTTGTTACATTTTTCCCACAACTTATAGCAGGACCAATAGTACATCATAAAGAGATGATGCCCCAATTTGCTAATAAATGGAATTTAGTAAAAAATTATAAGAATATTGCACTAGGATTGTTTATATTTGCTGTAGGACTTTTTAAAAAAGTTGTAATTGCAGATACTCTTGCAGAGTGGGCTACAAATGGGTTTGATAATGCTTATACTTTAAATCTTTTAGAAGCATGGGTAACATCATTAAGTTATACTTTTCAATTATATTTTGATTTCTCAGGGTATGCAGATATGGCAATAGGTTTAGCACTGCTTTTTAACATTAAACTTCCTATTAATTTTAATTCCCCATATAAAGCTACTAATATACAAGATTTTTGGAGAAGATGGCATATAACATTATCTCGTTTTCTAAGAGATTATATTTATATCCCACTTGGTGGAAATAAAAAAGGTGAATTTAGGACTTATACTAATCTTCTTGTAACTTTTTTTCTTGGTGGGTTGTGGCATGGTGCGGCATGGACATTTGTATTTTGGGGACTTTTACATGGAATGGCACTTGTAATTCATCGTATGTGGCAAAAATTAAACTTTAAACTAAATAGTATTATTGCATGGTTTATTACATTTAATTTTATTAATATTTCATGGGTATTCTTTAGGGCTAAAGAATGGGATGATGCTATGAAAGTTTTGAAGGGAATGTTCAATTTTAACGACATTCATTTTGTGAGCTATAAAATGAAAGATATTTTAAGTAATATTAATGGGGATGAGAAAACAATTGGTATGATAGTTTGGAGTTTTTTAATTGTATTCTTTTTGAAAAACAGTTCTTTTTATTTACGCTCAGGATTTTCTAAGTCATATAAGACCTTATTTATTATTGCGGTATTGTATGTTATTTCTCTAATTGAAATGCATAAAGTTTCAGAATTTTTATATTTTAATTTTTAG
- a CDS encoding glycosyltransferase family 4 protein: protein MKKILELCLSPDLGGLELHMKNLALHLNSFCVIGNNSKLEPFLKKDNLEYEKISRYDFFKLAKIIDKNSIDIIHLHWTKDIPVVVLAKLLSKRKPKIVQTRHMHMTRFKSDFYHKFMYKNIDTIIAVTNLVKQQLIEFIPQSVRPQIQVCYIGAQTPKTLSIQDQENLKNSFNIKDEFLVCIVGRIEEAKGQHIVLDAVEKLRNNNINAKALIVGHFMDENYFTSLKTSYPNDIFTGFVNNPTELMQLADCVVLATKKETFGLVLIEAMKCGICVIGSNSGGPLEIIDDGENGLLFESMNSQDLYQKLLLIANDVDMKNTLANNGKTKADEVFDSEKQFGKIRNILENL from the coding sequence ATGAAAAAAATATTAGAACTTTGCCTATCACCTGACCTTGGAGGGCTTGAACTTCATATGAAGAATCTTGCTCTTCATCTAAATTCATTTTGTGTTATAGGGAATAACTCAAAACTTGAACCTTTTTTAAAAAAGGACAATCTTGAATATGAAAAAATCTCAAGATATGATTTTTTTAAACTTGCAAAAATAATAGACAAAAACAGTATTGATATAATCCACCTTCACTGGACAAAAGATATCCCAGTAGTTGTCCTTGCAAAGTTATTATCCAAAAGAAAACCAAAAATTGTGCAAACAAGACATATGCATATGACTAGATTTAAAAGTGATTTTTATCATAAGTTTATGTATAAAAATATAGATACAATAATAGCTGTTACGAACCTAGTAAAACAACAACTTATAGAATTTATCCCTCAAAGTGTAAGACCTCAAATTCAAGTGTGTTACATAGGAGCACAAACTCCTAAAACTTTATCTATACAAGACCAAGAAAATCTAAAGAACTCTTTTAATATAAAAGATGAGTTTTTAGTTTGTATTGTAGGACGAATAGAAGAAGCCAAAGGTCAACATATAGTCCTTGATGCTGTAGAAAAACTAAGAAATAACAACATTAATGCAAAAGCTCTAATTGTTGGACATTTTATGGATGAAAATTATTTTACCTCACTAAAAACATCTTATCCAAATGATATTTTTACAGGTTTTGTAAATAATCCAACTGAACTTATGCAACTAGCTGATTGTGTAGTTTTAGCAACTAAAAAAGAAACTTTTGGACTTGTACTTATAGAAGCTATGAAATGTGGTATTTGTGTCATAGGAAGTAATAGCGGAGGACCTCTTGAAATCATAGATGATGGTGAAAATGGACTTTTATTTGAAAGTATGAATAGCCAAGATCTATATCAAAAACTACTACTTATTGCAAATGATGTAGATATGAAAAATACTCTAGCAAATAATGGTAAGACAAAAGCCGACGAAGTTTTTGATAGTGAGAAACAATTTGGTAAAATTAGAAATATTTTGGAGAATTTATGA
- a CDS encoding acyltransferase produces MENISLFKRLTNKFKVMKNNNINISKNTKISGCTIIIKGNNNHLIIKENTILRKTTLEIIGNNCTIQIGKNCMIGHYCYLSTKEEGTNLIIEDDCGLSRNVKIMTSDGHPIFQNNIRCNEPQSILIEKHVWIADNVTILKGVNIGTGSVIGINSTVTKNIPPNSVAAGNPARIIKNNISWES; encoded by the coding sequence ATGGAAAATATATCACTTTTTAAACGCCTTACAAATAAATTTAAAGTTATGAAAAATAACAACATTAACATTAGTAAAAATACCAAAATATCTGGATGTACAATAATTATCAAGGGAAATAATAATCATTTAATAATAAAAGAGAACACCATATTAAGAAAAACTACATTAGAGATTATTGGTAATAACTGCACAATACAAATTGGGAAAAATTGTATGATTGGTCATTATTGTTATTTGAGTACAAAAGAAGAAGGTACAAATTTAATTATTGAAGATGATTGCGGACTCTCTAGAAATGTTAAAATTATGACATCTGACGGACATCCTATTTTTCAAAATAATATCAGATGCAATGAACCACAAAGTATCTTAATTGAAAAACATGTATGGATAGCAGACAATGTAACAATACTAAAAGGTGTAAATATTGGAACAGGCTCTGTAATTGGTATCAATTCTACAGTAACTAAAAATATACCACCAAATTCAGTCGCAGCAGGAAATCCTGCTAGAATCATAAAGAATAATATAAGTTGGGAAAGTTAA
- a CDS encoding glycosyltransferase family 2 protein, whose protein sequence is MTNNPKVSVLIPSFNYANYIQEAIDSILAQTFQDFELIVLDNASTDNTKEIVEKYIEKDSRIRLIVNDVNIGMYRNYNKALLIANGEYIKFVNADDKLHEKCLEIFVRILDTQQEVSVVSSHRQCFGKQDDILKAKHIGLIPREKAIIESLKYSNWIGEPTTVMFRRKNIYSGLFDVSILMFADLDMWLRQLEHGDLFIYDEVLSYFRIHDSQGTVYLNENKDKALFNSLQYSQYLVNALLFNRFCVDLFDKYPSDYKKVVSKNYKKTTKNIWKTKYWKNKFFFIKPTSMLVGYFEGFLKKLVGYYKW, encoded by the coding sequence ATGACTAATAATCCAAAAGTATCCGTTTTAATTCCATCATTTAACTATGCAAATTATATTCAAGAAGCTATTGATAGTATTTTAGCTCAAACATTTCAAGATTTTGAATTGATAGTATTAGATAATGCTTCAACTGACAATACAAAAGAAATAGTAGAGAAATATATAGAAAAGGATTCTAGAATAAGGTTGATTGTAAATGATGTTAATATTGGAATGTATAGAAATTATAATAAAGCACTATTGATTGCAAATGGTGAATATATAAAATTTGTCAATGCTGATGATAAATTGCACGAAAAATGTTTGGAAATATTTGTGAGAATATTAGATACACAACAAGAAGTATCTGTAGTTAGTTCTCACAGGCAATGTTTCGGAAAACAAGATGATATTTTAAAAGCAAAACATATTGGATTAATTCCAAGAGAAAAAGCTATCATTGAATCATTAAAATATAGTAATTGGATTGGAGAGCCTACTACAGTTATGTTTAGAAGGAAAAATATATATTCTGGATTATTTGATGTTTCAATACTTATGTTCGCTGATTTGGATATGTGGTTACGACAGCTGGAACATGGAGACCTGTTTATTTATGATGAAGTTTTGTCTTATTTTAGAATTCATGATTCACAAGGTACTGTGTATTTAAATGAAAATAAAGACAAGGCTCTTTTTAATAGTTTACAGTACTCTCAATATTTGGTGAATGCATTGTTATTTAATCGTTTTTGTGTTGATTTATTTGACAAATACCCGAGTGATTATAAGAAAGTTGTTTCTAAAAATTATAAAAAAACAACAAAGAATATTTGGAAGACAAAATATTGGAAAAATAAATTCTTTTTTATAAAGCCAACAAGTATGTTGGTTGGTTATTTTGAAGGATTTTTAAAGAAACTAGTAGGTTATTATAAATGGTAG